CGGAATTCAGGGCAGCGTGAAGAAACCATACGTTTATTGCCGTAGCATATCCTTGATTGTAGACTTAATTTATATAGAATAATACCCAGGATTTCATCACGGTGACACTCAGTGTCAGGCGCGGTTCTTGGCCGGTCTGCATTGGCGGGAACGCGTGTACGGTGTGCGAAAGAAATGTCATTTGAACCGATAAAAGAATACGCCGATTCGGATGGCGGATATGGCAGCGTCGTTACGGAGTACGCAGATTTTGACGGAATCACTCTCGAATCCGGTGTGTTTATGGGCCCGCTCAGAGTTGCGTACGAAACCTATGGAACGCTCTCTCCGGAGAAGGATAACGCGGTACTCATACTCCACGCGCTGTCCGGCGACGCGCATGCAGCAGGAATCGATGCGAACGGCAGAGTCGGTTGGTGGGACGCGTTGATAGGCCCGGGCAAAGGAATCGACACCAACAAGTATTTTGTCATCAGCTCGAACTGTCTCGGCGGATGCAAAGGTACAACGGGCCCCCCCAGCACCAATCCTGCCACAGGCAAACCGTACGGCCGCTCGTTTCCGCTTATCACCATAGGTGACATGGTAAACGTCCAGGCCAAGCTCGTACAACATCTGGGAATTGAGAAGCTGCACAATGTGATAGGCGGCTCAATGGGCGGAATGCAGGCTCTCGAATGGGCGGTGCGGCACCCCAAAGCCGTGAAATCTGCTGTTGTGATTGCAGCCACTGCGAGGCTTTCTCCCCAGGGCATAGCGTTCAACTGGGTAGGACGCAATGCCATATATAGCGATCCCGCAACAGCCTGCCTTGAACCTGCTCCAGGTCATGTATACCAACGAATGGGACAGGGACTCGCTGTAGCTCGGATGATAGGACACATCACGTATCTTTCGGAAGAAACCATGGAGGCCAAATTCGGCCGTAAGCTCCGGTTGAAAGATATGAACGGGTATCGATACAGTTTTGGCGAAAACGGCAAGGAAGACGGCGAATTTGAGGTTGAATCATACCTGCAGCATCAGGGAAGCAGTTTTATGCGCAGGTTCGATGAGGATTCATACGTAATTATTACAAAGGCCATAGATTATTTCGATCTTGCCGGAGCCGACGGCGATCTTGTCACCTCCTTCAAAGATATTGAAGCGAAAATGATGATTCTCTCTTTCAGTTCGGATTGGCTGTATCCCACATCCATGTCGCTGGCGATGGTTCGCGCTCTGCAGGCAGGGAAGAAACACGTGTCCTTCCTGGAACTCGATTTGCCGTACGGACATGATTCGTTTCTGGTAAATGCCGGTATTCCGAAACTCACTCGCATCGTAAGGGGATTTCTGGACAATGTCTAATCCTTCACAGGTGCGTAACGCGTTTCATCAGTTCGAAGTAGGCTTCGAGATCATTGCCGACCTGATTACTCCCGGCACACGAGTTCTTGACCTTGGATGCGGTTCCGGAAGTCTCCTGGAGATTTTGCGGGACAAGAAAGATGTAGAAGGGTGCGGAGTCGAACTGGATCAGGAAAAAGTCATCCGATGCGTCGAGAGAGGTATACGGGTGATGTCGCTTGACTTGGATCAGGGATTGGTAGGATTTCCGGACCTCAGTTATGAATACGTGGTGTTGAGCCGAACTCTGCAACAGTTGACGAATCCCGAGCGAGTCGTGCGAGAAATGCTCAGGGTTGGATCCAAGTCAATTATAGCGTTTCCGAATTACGGCCACTGGCGAGTAGGACTGGTACACCTTATATCCGGCCGCACACCGACTTCCCATACGTACCCGGATCCGTGGTACAATTCTCCCGATATACACCGTATTACGATAAACGATTTCAAAGACTTTGTACGAACTATCGGCGGTCGAATAGAAAAAGAGATATACATCAAAAACAACGTTCGGTGTTCCAACCTCTTTTTACCGAATATGCGAGCTGACTGGGGCTGCTTTCAGATCTCGACCAAATAAAACATAGGTGTGATCGCCCAAAGCGCCTTCAGAGCGGATGAACCGGAAAATTCCACTTGCACGTACGTCTGGTTATGCCGTAATGTAGTTGCATATTCGTTGTCTTCTCCATAATGGGTGTTAAAGGGTGGCTCCATACGACCGAGGGGTGTCTCTTCTCTCGTCCTGTTGTGGATTCCTGTTTTTCGTATGATCTGAAGGAGCTTCATGATTAACAAGTTTTACGTATACGATGAGGAAGTCGTGTTTTCTCTGATCGAAGAACCAGACTTTTTCAGGCTTAAGATTGAGCGGCCTACCATCGAAGAAGATCATGTCGAAGAGTTTATGGACAAGACCGTTGAGTGGTTGAGTACCAATCCGGAAAAGGGAATCCTCATCGATTTCCAGGGGGTCCACAGTATCTGCACCGAATTCACTGTTTACCTGTCTCGATACTATCAAGATATCAAGACTCGCGGTCTCAATGTTCGCTTTGTGAATGTCGACCCCAAAATAGAGCCGTTTATCGACGTCTCTAATATTACGATTGTCATGAGCATCCCGGATAAGCCGGTGGTCAGCGCGAGGCAGTTGCTCCAAGATTTGCGAAACAATCTCTCGGACCGGCAGCTCATGAAAAAACACGGATTGTCGCGCAAGGGACTCGCGAGTCTTTACCGGAAATTATTGGGCAAGGGATTGATC
The sequence above is a segment of the Desulfomonile tiedjei DSM 6799 genome. Coding sequences within it:
- the metX gene encoding homoserine O-acetyltransferase MetX, with the protein product MSFEPIKEYADSDGGYGSVVTEYADFDGITLESGVFMGPLRVAYETYGTLSPEKDNAVLILHALSGDAHAAGIDANGRVGWWDALIGPGKGIDTNKYFVISSNCLGGCKGTTGPPSTNPATGKPYGRSFPLITIGDMVNVQAKLVQHLGIEKLHNVIGGSMGGMQALEWAVRHPKAVKSAVVIAATARLSPQGIAFNWVGRNAIYSDPATACLEPAPGHVYQRMGQGLAVARMIGHITYLSEETMEAKFGRKLRLKDMNGYRYSFGENGKEDGEFEVESYLQHQGSSFMRRFDEDSYVIITKAIDYFDLAGADGDLVTSFKDIEAKMMILSFSSDWLYPTSMSLAMVRALQAGKKHVSFLELDLPYGHDSFLVNAGIPKLTRIVRGFLDNV
- the metW gene encoding methionine biosynthesis protein MetW — translated: MSNPSQVRNAFHQFEVGFEIIADLITPGTRVLDLGCGSGSLLEILRDKKDVEGCGVELDQEKVIRCVERGIRVMSLDLDQGLVGFPDLSYEYVVLSRTLQQLTNPERVVREMLRVGSKSIIAFPNYGHWRVGLVHLISGRTPTSHTYPDPWYNSPDIHRITINDFKDFVRTIGGRIEKEIYIKNNVRCSNLFLPNMRADWGCFQISTK